A stretch of DNA from Gymnodinialimonas sp. 57CJ19:
GGGGACGATCTCGGCCACGGCGGCATCGGCCAGAGGCGCGCCTTGCAGGGTATCGCCATTGTCGAGGAGCAGCACGTTTTTCGCAGCGGCTCGCGCCGCGTTGATCAACTCTCCTAACTGGGCCAAGCCGACGGAACTATCGCGGCGGTCGGTAAAGTAATCAAACGGGAGCAAATGTGCATGTAAATCAGTGGTAGCGAGCACCCGAAGGTGCACCGATTTGCCCGCCGCTGTCCCCTGCGCGGTTGCAATTTGTTCTGGGAAGGTCATTTTCGCCCTTACCTCGTGTTTGGTCAGAACTTGGCCTGTTGACCGCGGTTTTCGAAGGACTACACAGCGCCTGTACCCCGAATGTCAGGGGATTGCGCAATATGTTGCCACGGCGGCACACCTTTGGGCAATGGTTACGAAAGGGTTAACGATGCGCCTGAGCGAAGACGTCACTTTTGGGACTTCCGGCATGGACCGCGCGGCGGCTCTGCGGTTGGATCCCGACCGATTGCGGGCAGCCTTGCAGGCGGGATCACCGGTCTTGCCGGTTTGGCGGGGCAAGGTTCTGGTGGAGGGCAAGCCCGAGGATGGCGACATCAAGCTCGCCTATCGCACCATGGCCGACCCGGTCTTATCGAAAGCCAATGAAGTGCCAATTCTGATCGGCCTGCACGAAGATGGGGAAACGCCGGTTTTCGCGCTCGATATATCGGTTTGGGAGCCGAAGACAGTGGATGAGGCAGCGGTTAATACGTTCCTTGATCCCACCGTGCAAATTCACCCGGCCGAGCGCCTTTCCGGCGCAGGGTTCCGGGAGCTGCGGGCCTTGCTGACCCACCTCACCCGCCGCGAGGCCGAGGTTGCAGCCACCGCACGCGCAACCATGATGTGGCATTCCACCCATCAGTTTTGCGCCAAATGCGGCGCGAAAAGCGCGATGACGCAAGCTGGTTGGCAACGCGATTGCACCAGATGCGACGGCAAGCATTTTCCGCGCACCGATCCGGTGGTGATCATGTTGATTACCCACGGCGACAGTGTTCTTGTTGGACGCTCTCCGGGATGGCCCGAGGGGATGTATTCCCTTCTGGCCGGTTTCGTGGAGCCGGGCGAAACCATCGAGGCCGCCGTGCGCCGTGAGGTTTTTGAAGAATCCGGCGTCTACGTGGGCCGCGTAGACTACCTTGCCAGCCAGCCCTGGCCCTTCCCCGCATCGCTGATGTTCGGGTGCAAAGGCGAAGCGCTTAGCACCGAGATCGAGATTGACCCGGATGAGATCGAGGATGCCAAATGGGTCAGCCGGTCCCAGATGCTCGAGGTCTTTGCCGGGAACGACCCCACCATGTTGCCCGCCCGGAAAGGCGCGATTGCGCATTTTCTGTTGCATCATTGGCTGGCAGACACGCTCGATTAACCTCATGGGAAGGGTTTGCCGGTAGTCGGGCTTGACGCAATGGGTCAGGGACGGGCAGATCAGAGGCAAGCAAGAACAAATGGAACGGGCATGAAATTCAAGGTGTCTGAAGACGTAGACGCGCCAGCGGATATCACGTGGTCACGGTTCACCGACTTTTCGGGGATCGAGGCCGAGGCAACCGGACGCGGCGCGGACCTGTCGCGGGTGGGTAATTGGACGACGGCCAGCCAAGGCAAAGGCTGGCGTGGTTCGGCAAAAATCCGGGGGCGTGTGCGACCCGTCACATCCGAAATCAGCGCGTTGAACGGACCGGAGCGGTGCGAAATCACCACCACCGTCGGCGGCATGGAAGCGGTCTATGAAATGACCTTTCTGGAATTGCGCGATGACATGACCCGCGTGCAAGTCACACTGGACCTGTCGGCCAGCACGCTGTCGGCGCGCTTGGCGCTGCAAACGCTCAAGCTGGCCCGGGGGCGAGTGATGCAGCGACTGCAAGGGTTGCTGGCTCGTCAAGGCAATTTGGCCGAAGACGATTACCGCCGCGCCCGCGCTTAGGGCTGTGGCGTGCCTGCGCGGCGTGCGCCCCGCTTGATGCCAAGCGACCGCTCGCGCAGGATGATCGCGATGCCTGCGAACACGATCAGGGCCGCGCCGCACAGCATGGTAAGGGATGGCACTTCTCCGAACACCGAGTAGCCCACGATGATTGCCAGAAGCATGGACGTGTATTCAAACGGCGCAATCAAGGAAGCATCGGCGTTGCGGTAAGACGACGTCAGCAAAATCTGCCCCACACCGCCCGCTAGTCCCGCCAGAATAAGCGTGACGTATTGGCCGGGCGTGGGCCACACCCACCCCCACGGCAGTGTCAGCAGCGACAAGACCGTCGCCGTGATCGAGAACCAGAAAACGATCGCCGCAGTGCGTTCGGTCTGCACCAGCTTGCGCACAAAGACCTGCGCCAGCGCCGCACAGACCGCGCCCATCAAAACCAGAACCGCGCCAAGGGCTTGGCCGGTATCGACGTTCTCCGGGTTTACGGCCAAGCGAGGCGACAGGACAATCAAGACACCGCCAAGACCCACAGCCACCATCGACAGGCGGAACATGCGCACTTCCTCGCCCAGGAACATCGCCGCGAAGATCACCACCAGGATGGGGGCGGCGTAGCCAATGGCCGTGACCTCGGGCAGCGGCAGAAGGCCAAGGCCCGCAAAGCCAAGGCCCATGGCCGACGTCCCCACCAGACCGCGCCAAACATGGCCCATGGGGTTCTTTGTCTCCAAGCCATGGGCAAGGTCGTGCTTCATCATCAGCCAAGCCAAAATCACCGGAATGGCAAAGAGCGAACGGAAGAACACCGCTTGGCCCGGCGGCACCGTATTGGCAGAGGATTTGATTAGCGACGCCATGGCAACGAACACGCAGACCGAGGCGATCTTCAGGGCAATTCCGCGAAGCGGGCGTTGCGGCATGGTTTGAGTTTCTGGCATGGGCCTTGGGTACGCCTGTCGTCCCCACCTGCGCAAGGGCGGCGCCGCAAATTACCGGGTCGCTGCGCCGCTTTCAGCAAACGCCCCCAGATTGCGCCCCTAACATCAATCATCGCGGGGACACCGGGTTCCTGAATCGGGCCAGGGGGGAAGGTGAACCAATTACCGGCATCCGCGTCCCACCAAGCCCCCCCGAGAGAACTATCGGGCTGGCAGACGTGCTAAACAGCTCGATGAATTCCTCGGCCAGTTCCCACTGTCCATGATGCGCGTTTCAATCGAGAACGGCCAGGCTGGCCCTAAAGTTGCCCTGCCGCAAACGTATCGCAAGCGTTCGGATCGCCAGAGTCATACCCGATCGTGAACCACCGCTGACGCTGCGCTGAGGTGCCGTGGGTGAAGGTATGGGGATTAACAGCGCGCCCTGCGCGGGCTTGCAGGTAATCGTCGCCAATCCGCTCGGCTGCGTTGAGGGCTTCATCCAGATCACCCGGCTCTAAGACACCCTCCAGCCGAGAGGCCCATACCCCGG
This window harbors:
- the nudC gene encoding NAD(+) diphosphatase; translated protein: MRLSEDVTFGTSGMDRAAALRLDPDRLRAALQAGSPVLPVWRGKVLVEGKPEDGDIKLAYRTMADPVLSKANEVPILIGLHEDGETPVFALDISVWEPKTVDEAAVNTFLDPTVQIHPAERLSGAGFRELRALLTHLTRREAEVAATARATMMWHSTHQFCAKCGAKSAMTQAGWQRDCTRCDGKHFPRTDPVVIMLITHGDSVLVGRSPGWPEGMYSLLAGFVEPGETIEAAVRREVFEESGVYVGRVDYLASQPWPFPASLMFGCKGEALSTEIEIDPDEIEDAKWVSRSQMLEVFAGNDPTMLPARKGAIAHFLLHHWLADTLD
- a CDS encoding SRPBCC family protein, with the protein product MKFKVSEDVDAPADITWSRFTDFSGIEAEATGRGADLSRVGNWTTASQGKGWRGSAKIRGRVRPVTSEISALNGPERCEITTTVGGMEAVYEMTFLELRDDMTRVQVTLDLSASTLSARLALQTLKLARGRVMQRLQGLLARQGNLAEDDYRRARA
- a CDS encoding DMT family transporter produces the protein MPETQTMPQRPLRGIALKIASVCVFVAMASLIKSSANTVPPGQAVFFRSLFAIPVILAWLMMKHDLAHGLETKNPMGHVWRGLVGTSAMGLGFAGLGLLPLPEVTAIGYAAPILVVIFAAMFLGEEVRMFRLSMVAVGLGGVLIVLSPRLAVNPENVDTGQALGAVLVLMGAVCAALAQVFVRKLVQTERTAAIVFWFSITATVLSLLTLPWGWVWPTPGQYVTLILAGLAGGVGQILLTSSYRNADASLIAPFEYTSMLLAIIVGYSVFGEVPSLTMLCGAALIVFAGIAIILRERSLGIKRGARRAGTPQP